A portion of the Streptomyces sp. NBC_01216 genome contains these proteins:
- a CDS encoding thioesterase II family protein, with amino-acid sequence MNSPAGRREAAPALIPWATGPADGPALVCIPWAGAGAAPFRTWGPLFPPEVTVYGVRMPGRESRMSEAPLTNVTHIVDELDREIARLSHRRVAVFGHCSGALVGFELARALGPTTALLLVASQLPPEEAARGAEEELGSRASLAKRYLSSELLDDPDIVDMLLPVLEADMHAVSGYNYRSGGLREVPITVFCGVEDPEIRPCDVNGWRTETTGPMLVREVEGADHLFAGPAWQRLAACVADDLRRTLRA; translated from the coding sequence GTGAACTCACCCGCAGGCCGCCGTGAAGCGGCACCCGCCCTCATCCCGTGGGCGACTGGCCCCGCCGACGGCCCGGCCCTCGTCTGCATCCCGTGGGCGGGCGCGGGCGCCGCGCCCTTCCGCACCTGGGGGCCGCTCTTCCCACCGGAGGTCACGGTGTACGGGGTACGCATGCCTGGCCGTGAGAGCCGAATGTCCGAAGCCCCGCTGACCAATGTCACCCACATCGTCGATGAACTGGACCGCGAGATCGCCCGGCTCTCCCATCGGAGGGTCGCCGTCTTCGGCCACTGCTCCGGCGCCCTGGTGGGCTTCGAGCTGGCGCGAGCTCTCGGCCCGACTACGGCCCTGTTGTTGGTGGCCTCCCAGCTACCGCCGGAGGAGGCCGCTCGGGGCGCGGAGGAGGAACTCGGCTCCCGCGCGTCCCTCGCCAAGCGCTACCTGAGCAGTGAACTGCTCGATGATCCGGACATCGTGGACATGCTGCTGCCAGTACTCGAAGCGGACATGCATGCAGTATCTGGCTACAACTACCGATCAGGGGGGCTGCGGGAGGTGCCCATCACTGTGTTCTGCGGCGTTGAGGATCCGGAGATCCGGCCCTGCGACGTCAACGGCTGGCGCACCGAGACCACCGGTCCGATGCTGGTCCGCGAGGTGGAAGGAGCCGATCACCTCTTCGCTGGCCCGGCGTGGCAACGCCTCGCCGCATGCGTGGCGGACGATCTTCGGCGCACCTTGAGGGCATGA
- the thiC gene encoding phosphomethylpyrimidine synthase ThiC: MTVQDTRMPASGPNEGENGSGKSIGWHKAYVEGSRRDLRVPVRQVHLTNAKDVTLYDTSGPYTDPQTETDVRRGLVPLRENWIIGRGDTEEYAGRPVRPEDDGIKHTSPRGGLRNLDAVFPGRPRQPRRGRGGQAVTQLAYARRGEITSEMEFVAIRENVSPEVVREEIAAGRAVLPANVNHPEIEPMIIGKRFLVKVNANIGNSAVTSSIEEEVEKMTWATKWGADTVMDLSTGRNIHTTREWVLRNSPVPIGTVPLYQALEKVDGRAEELSWEIYKDTVIEQAEQGVDYMTVHAGVLLPYVPLTARRKTGIVSRGGSIMAAWCLAHHEENFLYTNFEELCEILAAYDVTYSLGDGLRPGSIADANDEAQFAELRTLGELNTIAKRHHVQTMIEGPGHVPMHKIKENIDLQQEICEEAPFYTLGPLTTDVAPAYDHITSGIGAAMIAWWGTAMLCYVTPKEHLGLPNRDDVKTGVITYKIAAHAADLAKGHPGAQEWDDALSDARFEFRWEDQFNLALDPDTAREFHDETLPAEPAKTAHFCSMCGPKFCSMKISRSITEQFGGDEPAESDEAIAEGMLQKSKEFAASGNRVYLPMAD, from the coding sequence ATGACCGTTCAGGACACACGCATGCCTGCCTCCGGCCCGAACGAGGGCGAGAACGGGAGCGGGAAGTCGATCGGCTGGCACAAGGCGTACGTCGAGGGTTCGCGCCGCGACCTCCGTGTGCCGGTCCGGCAGGTGCACCTCACCAATGCCAAGGACGTGACGCTGTACGACACGTCCGGACCGTACACCGACCCGCAGACCGAGACCGATGTCCGCCGTGGACTGGTGCCGTTGCGCGAGAACTGGATCATCGGGCGCGGAGACACCGAGGAGTACGCCGGCCGCCCCGTCCGTCCCGAGGACGACGGCATCAAGCACACCTCGCCGCGGGGCGGGCTGCGCAACCTCGACGCCGTCTTCCCCGGCCGGCCCCGGCAGCCCCGCCGTGGCCGCGGCGGACAGGCGGTGACCCAGCTCGCCTACGCCCGCCGCGGCGAGATCACGTCGGAGATGGAGTTCGTGGCGATCCGGGAGAACGTCTCCCCGGAGGTCGTGCGTGAGGAGATCGCCGCCGGGCGTGCCGTCCTGCCGGCGAACGTCAACCACCCGGAGATCGAGCCGATGATCATCGGCAAGCGGTTCCTGGTGAAGGTCAACGCCAACATCGGCAACTCCGCCGTGACCTCCTCCATCGAGGAGGAGGTGGAGAAGATGACCTGGGCCACCAAATGGGGCGCGGACACGGTCATGGACCTGTCCACCGGCCGCAACATCCACACCACCCGCGAGTGGGTGCTGCGCAACTCCCCCGTGCCGATCGGCACCGTGCCGCTCTACCAGGCGCTGGAGAAGGTCGACGGCCGGGCCGAGGAGCTGAGCTGGGAGATCTACAAGGACACGGTCATCGAGCAGGCCGAGCAGGGCGTCGACTACATGACGGTGCACGCGGGTGTGCTGCTGCCCTATGTCCCGCTCACCGCGCGACGTAAGACCGGCATCGTCTCCCGCGGCGGCTCGATCATGGCCGCGTGGTGCCTCGCGCACCACGAGGAGAACTTCCTCTACACGAACTTCGAGGAGCTCTGCGAGATCCTGGCGGCATACGACGTCACGTACTCGCTGGGCGACGGCCTGCGTCCCGGTTCGATCGCGGATGCCAACGACGAGGCCCAGTTCGCGGAGCTGCGCACACTGGGCGAGCTGAACACGATCGCCAAGCGTCACCACGTGCAGACGATGATCGAGGGCCCCGGACATGTCCCGATGCACAAGATCAAGGAGAACATCGACCTCCAGCAGGAGATCTGTGAGGAGGCGCCGTTCTACACGCTCGGCCCGCTGACGACGGACGTGGCCCCGGCCTACGACCACATCACCTCGGGCATCGGCGCGGCGATGATCGCCTGGTGGGGCACCGCGATGCTCTGCTACGTCACGCCCAAGGAGCACCTGGGCCTGCCGAACCGGGACGACGTCAAGACCGGCGTCATCACGTACAAGATCGCGGCCCATGCCGCGGACCTCGCCAAGGGACACCCGGGTGCGCAGGAGTGGGACGACGCCCTCTCGGACGCGCGCTTCGAGTTCCGCTGGGAGGACCAGTTCAATCTGGCCCTGGACCCGGATACGGCGCGGGAGTTCCACGACGAGACGCTTCCGGCGGAACCGGCGAAGACCGCGCACTTCTGCTCGATGTGTGGGCCGAAGTTCTGCTCGATGAAGATCAGCAGGAGCATCACCGAGCAGTTCGGCGGTGACGAGCCGGCGGAGTCGGACGAGGCGATCGCCGAGGGCATGCTGCAGAAGTCCAAGGAGTTCGCGGCCTCGGGTAACCGGGTCTACCTGCCGATGGCGGACTGA
- a CDS encoding MFS transporter translates to MPSEPAAITDLAASPATKGGLVPKEPVLRRLAWMTLTSSFGNGLFLPISVLYFTRIVGIDTTRVGLGFTLAGLAGVAAGLPAGRASDRWGSRRVVAVLWVGAGLTLAAYTLVDGYTGFLVVGVCFGALNQASFGVRGALMADVLPVATRVEARGYLRTVTNVAMGLGGAMGAIALHVDTRIAYSALILLSAVTYLVPALMVIGLPLTDAASLRMAEQSDTPAESSWRAVRDRPYLALTVLNSVMLLQISLLDVALPLWIVQRTEAPRWSVALLVIVNCALVALLQVRAARGVAEVPGAVRAMGRAGLLLAASCAVFALSAGLSPAWAVTVLIAGAVIQVFAEILSAAAGWTLGYELADARAHGVYQGVFASGMSVSTMVGPILVTMTAVEHGKAGWALLGVLFATAGLAIRPVVRWAAHGADWRGEADGTVSAQ, encoded by the coding sequence ATGCCCTCCGAACCTGCCGCCATCACAGACCTCGCCGCCTCGCCGGCCACGAAGGGCGGGTTGGTCCCAAAGGAGCCGGTGCTGCGCCGACTGGCCTGGATGACCCTGACCAGCTCCTTCGGGAACGGCCTGTTCTTGCCGATCAGCGTCCTCTACTTCACCCGCATCGTCGGGATCGACACGACGCGGGTCGGTCTCGGCTTTACCCTCGCCGGCCTGGCCGGGGTCGCCGCAGGACTGCCAGCTGGCCGGGCATCGGACCGCTGGGGTAGCCGGCGGGTGGTGGCAGTGCTGTGGGTGGGCGCCGGGCTCACGCTGGCCGCGTACACCCTGGTGGACGGGTACACCGGATTCTTGGTCGTGGGAGTGTGCTTCGGCGCCCTGAATCAGGCGTCCTTCGGTGTGAGGGGTGCCCTCATGGCCGATGTGCTGCCGGTCGCGACGCGGGTCGAGGCGCGTGGCTATCTGCGGACGGTCACCAATGTGGCGATGGGGTTGGGCGGCGCGATGGGCGCGATAGCGCTCCACGTCGACACCCGGATCGCATACTCGGCGCTGATCCTCCTGAGTGCCGTCACCTACCTTGTGCCGGCGCTGATGGTGATAGGCCTCCCGCTGACCGACGCGGCGTCCCTGCGCATGGCAGAGCAGAGTGACACCCCGGCCGAGAGCTCTTGGCGGGCGGTGCGCGACCGGCCGTACCTCGCGCTGACGGTCCTCAACTCCGTGATGCTGCTCCAGATCAGCCTGCTGGACGTGGCCCTGCCACTGTGGATTGTCCAACGGACCGAGGCGCCTCGCTGGTCGGTGGCTCTCCTGGTGATCGTCAACTGCGCACTCGTGGCACTGCTCCAGGTGCGGGCGGCCCGGGGAGTCGCCGAGGTACCCGGCGCGGTACGGGCGATGGGCCGGGCGGGACTGCTGCTGGCGGCAAGTTGCGCAGTGTTCGCGCTCTCGGCGGGCCTGTCGCCAGCGTGGGCGGTGACAGTGCTGATTGCGGGCGCGGTGATCCAGGTGTTCGCTGAGATCCTTTCCGCCGCAGCCGGCTGGACACTGGGCTACGAACTCGCTGACGCGCGGGCGCACGGCGTGTACCAGGGCGTCTTCGCGTCGGGCATGTCGGTGAGCACTATGGTGGGCCCGATCCTGGTCACCATGACGGCAGTCGAGCACGGTAAGGCGGGCTGGGCCCTGCTCGGCGTTCTGTTCGCGACTGCCGGGCTCGCGATACGCCCTGTGGTGCGCTGGGCAGCGCACGGCGCGGACTGGCGGGGCGAGGCCGACGGGACGGTGTCTGCCCAGTGA
- a CDS encoding NF041680 family putative transposase, translating to MKSLAAEQSTDAALGVLSHFRVEFYDCLYTRADALFELTDAVLCSDGPVTSLVELTLTAEHRRGHGAMYDAVNHGWLEPRRLRRLLASTPLPRAADGRIVLAVDVSNWLRPDAPTSPELLFCHVYGRGRSADQFIPGWPYSFVAALETGRTSWTAVLDAIRLGPADDATAVTAAQLREVVTRLVHAGQWRPGDADILVVMDTGYDVTRLAYVLADLPVELVGRLRSDRVMLRDAGPRRSTPRGGQPRKHGGVLTFSKPESWHTPDQATTCDTTRYGRAEALAWDRMHPRLQARGPWLDHCGELPLIHGTLIRLKVEHLPGDRDPKPVWLWSSRTGMTGQDVDLRWQAFLRRFDLEHTFRLFKQTLGWTVPKVRDPHTADLWTWLIIAAHTQLRLARPLAEDLRRPWERPAEPRRLTPARVRRGFRHLRVKTARPADVPRPSKPGPGRPPGSKNRRPAPRHEPGKTVKRIETLTEHVRQKQQRG from the coding sequence GTGAAGAGTCTCGCCGCTGAACAGTCCACTGACGCCGCGTTGGGCGTCCTGTCCCACTTTCGTGTCGAGTTCTACGACTGCCTCTACACCCGGGCGGATGCGCTCTTCGAGCTCACCGACGCGGTGCTGTGCTCGGACGGGCCGGTGACGTCGCTGGTGGAGTTGACGCTCACGGCCGAGCACCGGCGCGGGCACGGGGCGATGTACGACGCGGTCAACCACGGCTGGCTGGAGCCGCGCCGACTGCGCAGGCTGCTGGCCTCCACGCCGCTGCCGCGTGCCGCTGACGGGCGGATCGTGCTCGCCGTCGACGTGAGCAACTGGCTGCGGCCTGACGCCCCCACCAGCCCGGAGTTGCTGTTCTGCCACGTCTACGGGCGGGGCCGCAGTGCGGATCAGTTCATCCCCGGCTGGCCCTACTCCTTCGTCGCCGCACTGGAGACGGGACGCACGTCGTGGACGGCCGTGCTGGACGCGATCCGGCTCGGGCCGGCCGACGATGCCACCGCAGTGACCGCCGCCCAACTGCGCGAGGTGGTCACCCGGCTGGTGCACGCCGGGCAGTGGCGGCCGGGCGACGCGGACATCCTCGTCGTCATGGACACCGGCTACGACGTCACCCGCCTCGCCTACGTCCTGGCCGACCTGCCCGTCGAGCTGGTCGGCCGGCTCCGCTCGGACCGCGTCATGCTGAGGGATGCCGGCCCGCGCCGCTCCACCCCGCGCGGCGGGCAGCCCCGCAAGCACGGCGGCGTCCTCACCTTCTCCAAGCCGGAGTCCTGGCACACCCCCGACCAGGCCACGACGTGCGACACCACCCGCTACGGCCGGGCCGAAGCCCTCGCCTGGGACCGGATGCACCCGCGCCTGCAAGCCCGTGGCCCCTGGCTCGACCACTGCGGTGAACTCCCTTTGATCCACGGCACGTTGATCCGGCTGAAGGTAGAGCACCTGCCCGGCGACCGCGACCCGAAACCGGTGTGGCTGTGGTCCTCGCGCACCGGCATGACCGGCCAGGACGTCGACCTGCGCTGGCAAGCGTTCCTGCGTAGATTCGATCTTGAACACACCTTCCGGCTGTTCAAGCAGACCCTGGGCTGGACCGTCCCCAAGGTCCGCGATCCGCACACGGCCGACCTGTGGACGTGGCTGATCATCGCCGCCCACACCCAGCTCCGCCTCGCCCGCCCCCTCGCCGAGGACCTCCGCCGACCCTGGGAACGGCCCGCCGAGCCCCGCCGACTGACCCCCGCCCGGGTCCGCCGAGGGTTCCGCCACCTCCGCGTGAAGACCGCCCGTCCCGCCGACGTGCCCAGACCCTCCAAGCCCGGACCCGGACGCCCACCCGGCTCGAAGAACCGCAGGCCAGCCCCACGTCACGAGCCTGGGAAGACCGTGAAACGAATCGAAACCCTCACCGAACACGTCCGCCAGAAACAGCAGCGAGGTTAA
- a CDS encoding IS66 family transposase, whose translation MLNSVGPLRCWDDRPVTSSHQPPAPDDCAGRSSSCGSRTSRALGPASCVAVPGQVWAPGSFPAPLLPRTPRWQFRPSTGRRVSRPSRCICSICQHLPYERCAEVFADCLGADVATSTLIGWNRAAAQAAAPHTEAVPQRLIACDVVGFDETGTRRVDGRA comes from the coding sequence ATGCTGAACAGTGTTGGGCCCCTTCGATGTTGGGATGATCGGCCGGTGACTTCCTCGCATCAGCCTCCCGCACCCGACGACTGCGCAGGTAGGAGCAGTTCTTGTGGGAGTCGTACGTCTCGCGCACTCGGTCCGGCCTCTTGCGTGGCTGTCCCCGGCCAAGTCTGGGCACCCGGATCGTTTCCAGCACCGCTGCTGCCGCGCACCCCCAGGTGGCAGTTCCGGCCCAGTACGGGCCGCCGTGTATCAAGGCCCTCGCGTTGTATATGTTCCATCTGCCAGCACCTGCCGTACGAGCGGTGCGCGGAGGTATTCGCCGACTGCCTGGGCGCCGATGTGGCCACCTCGACTCTGATCGGGTGGAACAGGGCCGCCGCGCAGGCGGCCGCCCCGCACACCGAGGCGGTGCCGCAGCGGCTGATCGCGTGCGACGTGGTCGGCTTCGACGAGACAGGCACCCGGCGGGTAGACGGCCGCGCCTGA